In one window of Rhizobium sp. ACO-34A DNA:
- a CDS encoding amino acid ABC transporter produces the protein MRIATRFLAAASIAALSLFAGSAMAEDKLIIGTEGAYPPFNNLESDGSLVGFDIDIAKALCDEMKVTCEFVTQDWDGIIPALQAKKFDAIIASMSITPERLEKVDFSKKYYNTPPAIAVPKDSPITKVEELKGKVLGAQSSTTHANYAEKHMADSELKLYPTADEYKLDLSGGRVDAVIDDIVVLSEWVKSDAGTCCKILTPLPIDPEINGLGAGIAVRKGETALADKFTAAIAAIRANGKYKEINAKYFDFDVYGE, from the coding sequence ATGCGTATCGCCACCCGTTTTCTTGCCGCTGCCTCGATCGCTGCGCTGTCGCTTTTTGCAGGCTCCGCAATGGCTGAAGACAAGCTGATCATCGGAACCGAAGGCGCCTACCCGCCCTTCAACAACCTCGAATCGGACGGCTCGCTCGTCGGTTTCGACATCGACATTGCCAAGGCGCTTTGCGATGAGATGAAAGTTACCTGCGAATTCGTGACCCAGGACTGGGACGGCATCATTCCGGCACTTCAGGCCAAGAAGTTCGACGCCATCATCGCCTCGATGTCGATCACGCCGGAACGCCTTGAGAAGGTCGACTTCTCCAAGAAGTACTACAACACCCCGCCGGCAATCGCCGTGCCGAAGGATTCTCCGATCACCAAGGTCGAAGAGCTGAAGGGCAAGGTGCTCGGTGCGCAGTCTTCGACCACCCATGCCAACTATGCCGAAAAGCACATGGCGGATTCCGAGCTGAAGCTTTACCCGACCGCTGACGAGTACAAGCTCGACCTGTCGGGTGGTCGTGTCGACGCCGTCATCGACGACATCGTCGTTCTCTCGGAATGGGTGAAGTCGGATGCCGGCACCTGCTGCAAGATCCTGACCCCGCTGCCGATCGACCCGGAAATCAATGGTCTCGGCGCCGGCATTGCTGTCCGCAAGGGCGAAACCGCGCTTGCAGACAAGTTCACGGCAGCGATTGCAGCCATTCGCGCCAACGGCAAGTACAAGGAAATCAACGCCAAGTACTTCGACTTCGACGTTTACGGCGAATGA